The [Clostridium] scindens ATCC 35704 nucleotide sequence GAATAATCATGCACTGGATTACTTCGGTGGAGTTCCGGCATTAGTTGTCTGTGATAATTGTAAGCAGGCTGTCATCGTTAATCAGGATTGGATCGAACCAGAACCAAAGTTCAAGAGCTATGTAGAAAACGCAACAGGCATTCTTGAGAAAGGTTTCTTCCATAAGCTTGAAGAACGACAGTATTTCTCTCTAGAACAGTTCAATAAAGATCTCTGGAAGGAGCTGGATGCTCTTAACAAGAAGCCATTCAAGAAGAAAGAACACAATAGATCCTACTATTGGGAAGAGGAGAAACTTGAATTGATGACGCTTCCCACCATGCATTACGAGTACATGGAGAGAAAAACGGCAAAGGTATCAAGCGATTTTCACGTACGCTTTGACAATGCTTATTATAGCGTAGATAAATCGTTTCTGCATAAGACAGTATCCATTAAGGCTTCGTCGGCCGTTGTTCGTATCTATTCTCTTGCTGGGGTATTCCTGTGTGAATGGCCAAGAGCAACTCGCAAAGGTCAGTGGTCAACCAATCCGGAGCATCTGCCGGATAACTATAAAGGGTTTACTCAGTGGAACGGTCCTTGCTTTATCCAAAAGGCTCAGTTCATTGGCAAGAATACAGAGACCGTTATCCGAACGATTCTTCAATCCAGACAGTACGAAGTCCAGACCTATCGAATGTGCCTGGGGCGATTGCACTGAATAAACAGAAATATACATTTTAATGCCACCGGAAGCTTCCAGTATTGATATTCTTTTATCCCACAGTAAAGCTCTTGCGGATCAGATGAGAGAGGAGGTGGACGACTGATGCTTACCGGAACTGCACTTATGAATGAGCTTGTTGATGAGTTGAATGAACTCAAGCTTTCAACAATGACAGTTACACTGGATGATTTGTACCACAAACCTGGATTCCTTGAAATGGACAATCTTACTCTGGTTGCAGAACTAATCGGACCACAGTTTCAGGAAAAGGTCAGTACAACGCTGAAGAATCGATTAACAGTCGCATATCTATAGGGATGTCCTGAAGAATTAACTGATTGTGTTGATTCTGACAGAAGAGAATATCTGCCCTCTGGTATAACAGAAGTTCTTTCATCACTGGATTTCATTGAAAGAGGCTATAATCTTTGCATTCTTGGCGAATCTGATGCTGGCAAGTCCTACTTCGCAAAAGCGATTGGTATCAAAGCCTGCAACCGGTATAACGTCGTATGCTTTCACAGTGAGGAACTTTTGGAAAGTATGGTTGCTCTAAAAGAACAGGATTACGATAAATACGCTCGTAAGATGAAAAAGTATCTCAAATGGGAACTAATTATACTGGATGACTTTCTACTCCACACGATCACAGACGAACGTGAAACCAAGATACTCTTTGAGCTCCTTGAGAAGCGGTACGAACAACGAAAAAGCACTATCGTGTGTTCGCAGCGCGATACAGACAACTGGAAAGCGATGATCCTAAACGATGAAGTATCGGCGAACTCCATCATGAAAAGAGCCACCAAACATTATACGATTAAAATCAATTCAAGGTAATCAGCTGCTAATTAGCTAAAATGAACGGCGACCGCCGTAAACTGCACCATAGCCTTTATATAATATTCAATTTATTTTTTCATATTCTTATTTCTCTTTTCTGTTTTTACAATGTCATCATAACTCAGAAGAGAAATAAATACATGCCAAATGTGAATGAAAAGTAGCCAATTGTTGCAGACGTATCAAGTTTCAATCAAACGAAAAGAAAGGTGGAATAAAAGATGATGAGAGCTTACGAAAATATTCAGTTTACAAGTGAAAATAGGAAATCACCAAGAAGTTACTACATACCAGGTGGATGTTCCCAATATTTATTATTAAATGGAGAGTGGAAATTTGCATATTTTAATCGAGATATTGATGTTCCAGAAAAGATTAAACAGTGGGATAAGATAAACGTTCCTTCTTGCTGGCAGTTATACGGATACGAAAATCCAAACTACACAAACATTAACTATCCATATCCTTGTGATCCTCCTTACGTACCAACAGATAATCCTTGTGGAGTGTATGAAAGAGAATTCGAACTTGAGAAAAAATGGGGTAAAGTGTACTACCTATTCGAAGGTGTATCGTCTTGTGCATACCTATATATTAATGATACTTATGTTGGATTCACACAAGGCAGCCATCTACAAGCAGAATTTGATATTACAGAATATGTAAAAGAAGGAACAAATAAAGTAACTGTCAAAGTTTTAAAATGGTGCTGTGGAAGTTATTTAGAAGACCAAGATTTCCTTCGTTTTAATGGTATTTTCAGAGATACTTATATTTTACAAAGACCGTTTGGCCATATAGAAGACGTAGAAATTATCCCAAATAAAAAAAATATTCATATTGTGTCTGAAGGTGCTTGTGAGGTATCCATTGCTTTTGAAGGCGAAGTGTTAGTGCAAACACAGATGGAAAATGAATTTACTTATGAAGTGGAAAATCCAGTTTTATGGAATGCAGAAAAACCAGCTCTCTATGATGTGGTATTAAAGAGAGAGGGAGAAGAATTAAAGTTCCGTATCGGTTTGAGAACAATAGAAGTTTCTAATCAATATGAATTGTTGATTAATGGAATGTCAGTAAAACTTCACGGTGTAAACCATCACGATACTCACCAATATAATGGATGGTGCCAGACAGACGAAGAACTTCGTAAAGACTTACTTTTAATGAAAGAATTAAATATGAACTGTGTTCGTACTGCACATTATCCACCTACACCCAAATTTATGGAAATGTGTGATGAAATCGGTTTGTACGTAATCTGTGAAACAGACATTGAAACCCATGGATTCCTTCGTCGTTTGCCAAATGTAGAGTATCATTTTGATATGGACTCTAATGATTGGCCTGCATCTACATTGGAATGGCAAGGTGAACATGTAGAACGTATGGAAAGAATGGTAGAAACATTCAAGAATTATGCCAGCATTATTATGTGGTCTACAGGAAATGAAAGTGGTCATGGAGTCAACCATGTGGCAATGATTCGCTGGACAAGAAACCGCGATAATTCCAGATTGATTCATTGTGAAGATGCTTCTAGAAAGCAACAAATCCACAATGCAGACGTGTATTCAAGAATGTATATTACCTTTGAAGAGTTAGAAAAGGCAGCGGTTACAAAGGATATTTGTATGCCAGTATTTTTATGTGAATATTCTCATGCGATGGGAAATGGTCCTGGAGATGTATATGAATATAATGAAATTTTTGATAAATATCCAAAATTAATCGGTGGCTGTATTTGGGAATGGACAGACCATGTAGTTATGGTAGATGGTGTCGCAAAATATGGCGGAGACTTTGAAGGGGAATTAACAAATGATGGTAATTTCTGTTGTGACGGCCTTGTATTTGCAGACAGATCATTTAAAGCAGGAACCATGGAAGCAAAGGCAGCATTCCAACCAATTCGTACATCATGCGAAGACGGTGTCCTTAGTGTATATAACCGCCTAGACTTTACAAATCTTAATGAATACGACTTTACATATTGGGTAGAAGTAGATGGAGTAAAAGGAGAAGAAGTAACTCTGAATCTAGATGTAGCACCTCATGAAACTGTAACACTGGAAATTCCATATACAGAAACTACTTGCCAATATGGAGTGTATTTGAATACTAGATTAACAAAAGCAGACAAAGAATATGCACAAACACAACATGAACTTTCATATAAAGTAGAAGAAACTGTAAGTGAAGCATCCCTTACATTAACAGAAGATCAATATCATATTTACGCTTCGGGAGAAGGATTCCAATACGTATTTTCTAAAATTTACGGTGGATTTACAAGCATGATCGTAGATGGAGTAGAGCAATTGGCTGGAACAAGCAAATTCTCGATGTTCCGTGCAACGACAGACAATGATGCGAAAATGAGACCATTCTGGGCGAATGTGAATATTTGGCAAGGGGAAAATCTTGATTGTGCATTTACAAAAGTGTATGAATGTGATATTTGCGATGACAAAATTCTTCTTAAGGGATCTTTAGCAGGAATTTCTAGAAAACCAGTTCTTTTATATGATATGGAAATAAGAATTACAGTGGGTGGAACTGTGGAAATTGGATTTAATGGCAAGATTCGTGAAGATGCAACATGGATGCCTAGATTAGGTATGGAATTTACTTTGACTGAACAAGCAAGTGCATTCTCTTATTACGGCAGAGGACCATGGGAAAACTACTGTGATATGAGTCACTGTGCAAGTATTGGTGCGTACGAAAGTGATGTAGATTCTGAATATGTGAATTATGTATATCCACAAGAACATGGAAATCATATGAATGTAAAACGACTTACATTGGGCAAATTAGAATTCCAATCAGAAGATGGTTTTGAATGTAATGTTTCAAAATATACAATTGATGATTTAGATCGAGCAAAACATACAGATGAGTTACATCCAGATGGAAATGTTCATGTGCGTATTGACTACAAAGTATCTGGGCTTGGAACAGCTTCTTGCGGGCCTGATTTACC carries:
- a CDS encoding Mu transposase domain-containing protein, which translates into the protein MSGSEIARQIGASISGVNNFLRAFKKCEDLWNCYKKKCEEEGARFYQYSQYCEFYNRWCEENYETAHFNAVIAQKMEVDFAGQTFSMTDPLTGEILTIVVFVAILPYSQYIYAEGMLSTKEPQWIDANNHALDYFGGVPALVVCDNCKQAVIVNQDWIEPEPKFKSYVENATGILEKGFFHKLEERQYFSLEQFNKDLWKELDALNKKPFKKKEHNRSYYWEEEKLELMTLPTMHYEYMERKTAKVSSDFHVRFDNAYYSVDKSFLHKTVSIKASSAVVRIYSLAGVFLCEWPRATRKGQWSTNPEHLPDNYKGFTQWNGPCFIQKAQFIGKNTETVIRTILQSRQYEVQTYRMCLGRLH
- a CDS encoding ATP-binding protein, with translation MLGESDAGKSYFAKAIGIKACNRYNVVCFHSEELLESMVALKEQDYDKYARKMKKYLKWELIILDDFLLHTITDERETKILFELLEKRYEQRKSTIVCSQRDTDNWKAMILNDEVSANSIMKRATKHYTIKINSR
- a CDS encoding glycoside hydrolase family 2 TIM barrel-domain containing protein, whose product is MMRAYENIQFTSENRKSPRSYYIPGGCSQYLLLNGEWKFAYFNRDIDVPEKIKQWDKINVPSCWQLYGYENPNYTNINYPYPCDPPYVPTDNPCGVYEREFELEKKWGKVYYLFEGVSSCAYLYINDTYVGFTQGSHLQAEFDITEYVKEGTNKVTVKVLKWCCGSYLEDQDFLRFNGIFRDTYILQRPFGHIEDVEIIPNKKNIHIVSEGACEVSIAFEGEVLVQTQMENEFTYEVENPVLWNAEKPALYDVVLKREGEELKFRIGLRTIEVSNQYELLINGMSVKLHGVNHHDTHQYNGWCQTDEELRKDLLLMKELNMNCVRTAHYPPTPKFMEMCDEIGLYVICETDIETHGFLRRLPNVEYHFDMDSNDWPASTLEWQGEHVERMERMVETFKNYASIIMWSTGNESGHGVNHVAMIRWTRNRDNSRLIHCEDASRKQQIHNADVYSRMYITFEELEKAAVTKDICMPVFLCEYSHAMGNGPGDVYEYNEIFDKYPKLIGGCIWEWTDHVVMVDGVAKYGGDFEGELTNDGNFCCDGLVFADRSFKAGTMEAKAAFQPIRTSCEDGVLSVYNRLDFTNLNEYDFTYWVEVDGVKGEEVTLNLDVAPHETVTLEIPYTETTCQYGVYLNTRLTKADKEYAQTQHELSYKVEETVSEASLTLTEDQYHIYASGEGFQYVFSKIYGGFTSMIVDGVEQLAGTSKFSMFRATTDNDAKMRPFWANVNIWQGENLDCAFTKVYECDICDDKILLKGSLAGISRKPVLLYDMEIRITVGGTVEIGFNGKIREDATWMPRLGMEFTLTEQASAFSYYGRGPWENYCDMSHCASIGAYESDVDSEYVNYVYPQEHGNHMNVKRLTLGKLEFQSEDGFECNVSKYTIDDLDRAKHTDELHPDGNVHVRIDYKVSGLGTASCGPDLPEKYRFSEKEVTYRFKIVNLHKE